A window of Oxobacter pfennigii contains these coding sequences:
- a CDS encoding DNRLRE domain-containing protein: MPIISITPTDDVYIAEYFPTSNFAGVPVLFIGEYLQFDGLPDAYRSLLKFDLTGAIPPGNTLISATLNLYV; the protein is encoded by the coding sequence CACCTACTGATGATGTTTATATAGCAGAATATTTTCCTACCAGCAATTTCGCCGGCGTACCTGTGCTATTTATCGGTGAATATTTGCAATTCGATGGCCTTCCAGATGCTTACAGAAGCCTTCTGAAATTTGATTTAACCGGAGCTATACCTCCTGGCAATACTCTAATCAGCGCGACATTAAATCTTTATGT